Proteins encoded by one window of Salvia splendens isolate huo1 chromosome 7, SspV2, whole genome shotgun sequence:
- the LOC121811048 gene encoding uncharacterized protein LOC121811048 isoform X2, with product MSDEGEKTCPLCAEEMDLTDQQLKPCKCGYEICVWCWHHIMDMAEKDETEGRCPACRTAYNKEKIVGTTAKCERLVSEMSVEKKVKSQKGKSKGLEGRKQLGSVRVIQRNLVYVVGLPLHFADDDLLQRREYFGQYGKVLKVSISRTATGTIQQFANSTCSVYITYSKEEEAVRCIQLVHGFALDGKPLRACFGTTKYCHAWLRNMPCSNPDCLYLHDIGSQDDSFTKDEVISEHTRSRIQQVTSSSISIQRRSGNVLPPPGDDYCNNNSSTSSVKPLAKTAINTNNSVMCTRNSPPSSSSGISTALPAGASWGVRPSGNQLLLTSTSSSSRPSNQKNDMCSGPAAFSKSAPSQVSSLQNDTGKKRVPNEGSSISLEKSNTETSGPVKKEANRDGSIVSDTSSTPAYTTSVPLSSQLHSPPRTRSILNTSNIVDSSASSNGLVSDKDPKDYIDNNMENVYSDVLSLSIQENQHSQNNNVEQIRESSVCETSGEVKSTTDVVHVASVQSDSRLGRPDEETKTDLPELNNDLLSFHSQRIKDPEIASSITPEFFDALNLKRSNFISPAFDNANGLTGIGFDSQAVHRSGNLMVSNSNSPSVYLENTFNNGAENSNLSLRKEKMSQLARYETEVGSGVPAIDTGESSIISNILSLDFDSWDESVSSPQNLAKLIGETDRRQGSFGAPGSWKTQNSSQSRFSFAREEEAMSHFPEQSIDYHEQALKQHLFGHNFSGSNRFHVEKFVSTNGLPVSSGTEQDYFANNVSHYSSNKLPISRPHVSAPPGFSAPSRAAAPPGFTSHARTEQFFESHSGHAVEATSLLRNQYQTPPSGDTYSNGDIEFMDPAILAVGKGTFASGINNMGLDIRSNFSPQFNAYDEARFQSILQRSFPPHHNQRFSDLGDNLSTLGDTHGIPSRVAEQTLTNNHSPFSQFNLQQYRNGATSNGQWDGWNESQSMNNLSIDELLRAERLRLSSNLYGGYEESKMRMPGSSNIYNGAYGI from the exons ATGAGCGACGAAGGAGAGAAGACTTGCCCCCTCTGTGCTGAGGAGATGGATTTAACTGATCAGCAGTTGAAGCCTTGCAAGTGTGGCTATGAG ATTTGTGTTTGGTGTTGGCATCATATTATGGATATGGCTGAGAAAGATGAGACTGAAGGGCGCTGTCCAGCATGTCGTACTGCTTATAACAAAGAAAAGATTGTTGGAACAACTGCAAAATGTGAAAG ATTGGTGTCAGAGATGAGTGTGGAGAAAAAGGTAAAGTCACAGAAGGGAAAGAGCAAAGGCTTGGAAGGACGGAAGCAACTTGGCAGTGTACGAGTCATTCAGAGGAATCTTGTGTATGTTGTGGGTCTGCCACTGCATTTTGCTGATGATGAT CTACTTCAGCGCAGAGAATATTTTGGTCAGTATGGGAAGGTGCTGAAGGTGTCAATATCTCGAACAGCGACTGGGACTATACAACAGTTTGCAAATAGTACATGCAGTGT ATATATAACATATTCAAAGGAGGAGGAGGCAGTCCGATGTATTCAGCTGGTACATGGATTTGCTCTGGATGGTAAACCATTGAG GGCATGCTTTGGGACCACAAAATACTGTCATGCATGGCTGAGAAATATG CCTTGCAGCAACCCAGATTGTCTGTATTTGCATGACATTGGCTCACAAGATGATAGTTTTACGAAGGATGAAGTCATATCTGAACACACAAG GAGTAGAATCCAACAAGTCACCAGTTCCTCAATTAGTATCCAACGGCGTTCAGGAAACGTATTACCTCCTCCAGGAGATGATTACTGCAATAATAACAGCTCGACGTCTTCGGTGAAGCCTCTTGCTAAAACTGCTATTAATACAAAT AATTCAGTAATGTGTACTAGAAATTCTCCACCAAGTAGTAGCTCAGGGATATCTACTGCTCTACCAGCTGGAGCATCATG GGGTGTACGTCCATCTGGTAATCAACTTTTGCTGACAAGCACATCGAGTTCCAGCAGACCATCTAATCAGAAAAATGACATGTGTAGTGGTCCAGCAGCATTTTCTAAATCAGCCCCAAGTCAAGTTTCTTCACTTCAGAATGACACTGGGAAGAAAAGGGTGCCCAATGAAGGAAGCAGCATTTCTCTCGAGAAAAGTAACACAGAAACTTCTGGGCCAGTAAAGAAAGAAGCAAATAGAGATGGAAGTATTGTTTCTGACACTTCCTCGACACCTGCATACACCACCAGTGTGCCCTTGAGCAGCCAGCTTCATAGCCCACCTAGAACGAGATCAATTCTAAATACTTCTAATATAGTTGATTCTTCTGCTTCATCTAACGGACTTGTATCAGATAAAGATCCTAAGGACTACATAGACAATAACATGGAGAATGTGTACTCTGATGTATTATCATTGAGCATTCAAGAAAATCAACATTCGCAAAATAACAATGTTGAGCAAATTAGAGAATCATCAGTTTGTGAGACTTCTGGAGAAGTTAAGAGTACCACTGATGTGGTACACGTTGCAAGTGTCCAGTCTGATTCTAGATTGGGAAGGCCTGATGAAGAAACTAAAACCGACTTGCCTGAACTGAACAATGATTTGTTATCTTTTCATAGCCAGAGGATTAAGGATCCTGAGATTGCTTCCAGTATAACACCAGAGTTTTTTGATGCACTTAATCTAAAGCGTTCTAATTTTATTTCTCCTGCATTCGACAATGCTAATGGTTTAACCGGCATTGGTTTTGATAGCCAGGCTGTACATAGAAGTGGTAACTTGATGGTATCAAATTCTAATTCTCCAAGTGTGTATCTGGAGAATACATTCAATAATGGTGCTGAAAATTCCAATTTGTCTCTCAGAAAAGAGAAAATGTCTCAGCTTGCGAGATATGAAACTGAAGTAGGCAGTGGTGTGCCTGCTATTGATACAGGGGAGAGCAGCATCATATCAAATATTTTGTCACTGGACTTTGACTCATGGGATGAGTCTGTAAGTTCACCTCAGAACCTGGCTAAGTTGATAGGTGAAACTGATAGACGGCAGGGGTCTTTTGGAGCACCAGGTTCCTGGAAAACTCAGAATAGCAGTCAATCAAGATTTTCATTTGCTAGAGAGGAGGAAGCTATGAGCCATTTTCCTGAACAATCTATTGATTACCATGAACAAGCCTTGAAGCAGCATCTTTTTGGCCATAATTTCTCAGGCAGCAACAGATTCCATGTTGAGAAGTTTGTTAGTACAAATGGTTTACCTGTTTCCAGTGGCACAGAACAAGATTATTTTGCTAACAACGTTTCTCATTATTCTTCCAACAAGCTTCCTA TTTCAAGGCCTCATGTATCTGCACCTCCAGGATTTTCAGCGCCTAGTAGGGCAGCAGCACCTCCAGGCTTTACTTCTCACGCACGGACAGAGCAATTTTTTGAATCACACTCTG GTCATGCAGTTGAGGCTACCTCTTTATTAAGAAATCAGTATCAAACACCCCCAAGTGGTGATACTTATTCTAATGGTGATATAGAATTTATGGATCCTGCAATTTTGGCTGTTGGCAAAGGGACATTTGCAAGTGGCATCAACAATATGGGCCTAGACATAAGATCCAATTTTTCTCCACAGTTCAATGCATATGATGAGGCCAGATTCCAATCAATTTTACAAAGATCTTTTCCTCCACATCACAACCAAAGATTTAGTGACCTGGGCGACAATCTTTCTACCCTTGGTGATACTCATGGAATTCCTTCTAGGGTTGCCGAGCAGACACTAACCAATAATCACTCTCCATTTTCCCAATTCAACCTTCAGCAGTATAGAAATGGAGCAACTTCTAATGGTCAATGGGATGGGTGGAATGAATCCCAGAGTATGAATAATTTGAGTATAGATGAACTGCTCAGAGCCGAGAGGTTGAGACTTAGCAGCAATTTATACGGTGGCTATGAAGAATCCAAGATGAGGATGCCAGGTTCTAGCAATATATACAATGGAGCTTATGGGATTTGA
- the LOC121811048 gene encoding uncharacterized protein LOC121811048 isoform X1, with protein MPTMSDEGEKTCPLCAEEMDLTDQQLKPCKCGYEICVWCWHHIMDMAEKDETEGRCPACRTAYNKEKIVGTTAKCERLVSEMSVEKKVKSQKGKSKGLEGRKQLGSVRVIQRNLVYVVGLPLHFADDDLLQRREYFGQYGKVLKVSISRTATGTIQQFANSTCSVYITYSKEEEAVRCIQLVHGFALDGKPLRACFGTTKYCHAWLRNMPCSNPDCLYLHDIGSQDDSFTKDEVISEHTRSRIQQVTSSSISIQRRSGNVLPPPGDDYCNNNSSTSSVKPLAKTAINTNNSVMCTRNSPPSSSSGISTALPAGASWGVRPSGNQLLLTSTSSSSRPSNQKNDMCSGPAAFSKSAPSQVSSLQNDTGKKRVPNEGSSISLEKSNTETSGPVKKEANRDGSIVSDTSSTPAYTTSVPLSSQLHSPPRTRSILNTSNIVDSSASSNGLVSDKDPKDYIDNNMENVYSDVLSLSIQENQHSQNNNVEQIRESSVCETSGEVKSTTDVVHVASVQSDSRLGRPDEETKTDLPELNNDLLSFHSQRIKDPEIASSITPEFFDALNLKRSNFISPAFDNANGLTGIGFDSQAVHRSGNLMVSNSNSPSVYLENTFNNGAENSNLSLRKEKMSQLARYETEVGSGVPAIDTGESSIISNILSLDFDSWDESVSSPQNLAKLIGETDRRQGSFGAPGSWKTQNSSQSRFSFAREEEAMSHFPEQSIDYHEQALKQHLFGHNFSGSNRFHVEKFVSTNGLPVSSGTEQDYFANNVSHYSSNKLPISRPHVSAPPGFSAPSRAAAPPGFTSHARTEQFFESHSGHAVEATSLLRNQYQTPPSGDTYSNGDIEFMDPAILAVGKGTFASGINNMGLDIRSNFSPQFNAYDEARFQSILQRSFPPHHNQRFSDLGDNLSTLGDTHGIPSRVAEQTLTNNHSPFSQFNLQQYRNGATSNGQWDGWNESQSMNNLSIDELLRAERLRLSSNLYGGYEESKMRMPGSSNIYNGAYGI; from the exons ATG CCAACCATGAGCGACGAAGGAGAGAAGACTTGCCCCCTCTGTGCTGAGGAGATGGATTTAACTGATCAGCAGTTGAAGCCTTGCAAGTGTGGCTATGAG ATTTGTGTTTGGTGTTGGCATCATATTATGGATATGGCTGAGAAAGATGAGACTGAAGGGCGCTGTCCAGCATGTCGTACTGCTTATAACAAAGAAAAGATTGTTGGAACAACTGCAAAATGTGAAAG ATTGGTGTCAGAGATGAGTGTGGAGAAAAAGGTAAAGTCACAGAAGGGAAAGAGCAAAGGCTTGGAAGGACGGAAGCAACTTGGCAGTGTACGAGTCATTCAGAGGAATCTTGTGTATGTTGTGGGTCTGCCACTGCATTTTGCTGATGATGAT CTACTTCAGCGCAGAGAATATTTTGGTCAGTATGGGAAGGTGCTGAAGGTGTCAATATCTCGAACAGCGACTGGGACTATACAACAGTTTGCAAATAGTACATGCAGTGT ATATATAACATATTCAAAGGAGGAGGAGGCAGTCCGATGTATTCAGCTGGTACATGGATTTGCTCTGGATGGTAAACCATTGAG GGCATGCTTTGGGACCACAAAATACTGTCATGCATGGCTGAGAAATATG CCTTGCAGCAACCCAGATTGTCTGTATTTGCATGACATTGGCTCACAAGATGATAGTTTTACGAAGGATGAAGTCATATCTGAACACACAAG GAGTAGAATCCAACAAGTCACCAGTTCCTCAATTAGTATCCAACGGCGTTCAGGAAACGTATTACCTCCTCCAGGAGATGATTACTGCAATAATAACAGCTCGACGTCTTCGGTGAAGCCTCTTGCTAAAACTGCTATTAATACAAAT AATTCAGTAATGTGTACTAGAAATTCTCCACCAAGTAGTAGCTCAGGGATATCTACTGCTCTACCAGCTGGAGCATCATG GGGTGTACGTCCATCTGGTAATCAACTTTTGCTGACAAGCACATCGAGTTCCAGCAGACCATCTAATCAGAAAAATGACATGTGTAGTGGTCCAGCAGCATTTTCTAAATCAGCCCCAAGTCAAGTTTCTTCACTTCAGAATGACACTGGGAAGAAAAGGGTGCCCAATGAAGGAAGCAGCATTTCTCTCGAGAAAAGTAACACAGAAACTTCTGGGCCAGTAAAGAAAGAAGCAAATAGAGATGGAAGTATTGTTTCTGACACTTCCTCGACACCTGCATACACCACCAGTGTGCCCTTGAGCAGCCAGCTTCATAGCCCACCTAGAACGAGATCAATTCTAAATACTTCTAATATAGTTGATTCTTCTGCTTCATCTAACGGACTTGTATCAGATAAAGATCCTAAGGACTACATAGACAATAACATGGAGAATGTGTACTCTGATGTATTATCATTGAGCATTCAAGAAAATCAACATTCGCAAAATAACAATGTTGAGCAAATTAGAGAATCATCAGTTTGTGAGACTTCTGGAGAAGTTAAGAGTACCACTGATGTGGTACACGTTGCAAGTGTCCAGTCTGATTCTAGATTGGGAAGGCCTGATGAAGAAACTAAAACCGACTTGCCTGAACTGAACAATGATTTGTTATCTTTTCATAGCCAGAGGATTAAGGATCCTGAGATTGCTTCCAGTATAACACCAGAGTTTTTTGATGCACTTAATCTAAAGCGTTCTAATTTTATTTCTCCTGCATTCGACAATGCTAATGGTTTAACCGGCATTGGTTTTGATAGCCAGGCTGTACATAGAAGTGGTAACTTGATGGTATCAAATTCTAATTCTCCAAGTGTGTATCTGGAGAATACATTCAATAATGGTGCTGAAAATTCCAATTTGTCTCTCAGAAAAGAGAAAATGTCTCAGCTTGCGAGATATGAAACTGAAGTAGGCAGTGGTGTGCCTGCTATTGATACAGGGGAGAGCAGCATCATATCAAATATTTTGTCACTGGACTTTGACTCATGGGATGAGTCTGTAAGTTCACCTCAGAACCTGGCTAAGTTGATAGGTGAAACTGATAGACGGCAGGGGTCTTTTGGAGCACCAGGTTCCTGGAAAACTCAGAATAGCAGTCAATCAAGATTTTCATTTGCTAGAGAGGAGGAAGCTATGAGCCATTTTCCTGAACAATCTATTGATTACCATGAACAAGCCTTGAAGCAGCATCTTTTTGGCCATAATTTCTCAGGCAGCAACAGATTCCATGTTGAGAAGTTTGTTAGTACAAATGGTTTACCTGTTTCCAGTGGCACAGAACAAGATTATTTTGCTAACAACGTTTCTCATTATTCTTCCAACAAGCTTCCTA TTTCAAGGCCTCATGTATCTGCACCTCCAGGATTTTCAGCGCCTAGTAGGGCAGCAGCACCTCCAGGCTTTACTTCTCACGCACGGACAGAGCAATTTTTTGAATCACACTCTG GTCATGCAGTTGAGGCTACCTCTTTATTAAGAAATCAGTATCAAACACCCCCAAGTGGTGATACTTATTCTAATGGTGATATAGAATTTATGGATCCTGCAATTTTGGCTGTTGGCAAAGGGACATTTGCAAGTGGCATCAACAATATGGGCCTAGACATAAGATCCAATTTTTCTCCACAGTTCAATGCATATGATGAGGCCAGATTCCAATCAATTTTACAAAGATCTTTTCCTCCACATCACAACCAAAGATTTAGTGACCTGGGCGACAATCTTTCTACCCTTGGTGATACTCATGGAATTCCTTCTAGGGTTGCCGAGCAGACACTAACCAATAATCACTCTCCATTTTCCCAATTCAACCTTCAGCAGTATAGAAATGGAGCAACTTCTAATGGTCAATGGGATGGGTGGAATGAATCCCAGAGTATGAATAATTTGAGTATAGATGAACTGCTCAGAGCCGAGAGGTTGAGACTTAGCAGCAATTTATACGGTGGCTATGAAGAATCCAAGATGAGGATGCCAGGTTCTAGCAATATATACAATGGAGCTTATGGGATTTGA
- the LOC121811031 gene encoding mitogen-activated protein kinase 3-like, protein MADMGGAGGQYPDFPAVATHGGQFIQYDIFGNTFEVTAKYRPPIMPIGRGAYGIVCSVRNSETNEMVAVKKIANAFDNYMDAKRTLREIKLLRHLDHENVIAITDVIPPPIRREFSDVYIAMEVMDTDLHQIIRSNQGLSEEHCQYFLYQLLRGLKYIHSAGVIHRDLKPSNLLLNANCDLKICDFGLARTSTENDFMTEYVVTRWYRAPELLLNSSEYTAAIDVWSVGCIFMELVNKKPLFAGKDHVHQMHLLIKLLGTPTDSDLNFTRNEDARRYIRQLPCHSRQDLAKVFPHVNPLAIDLVNKMLTINPTNRITVEEALEHPYLAKLHDIADEPVCSTPFAFDLEHQMLTEEQMKDMIYKEALELNPTYA, encoded by the exons ATGGCTGACATGGGAGGCGCCGGCGGCCAGTACCCCGATTTTCCGGCGGTGGCGACGCATGGCGGGCAGTTTATCCAGTACGACATCTTCGGCAACACTTTCGAGGTCACCGCCAAGTATCGCCCTCCGATCATGCCGATTGGCCGCGGAGCTTACGGCATAGTCTG CTCGGTGAGGAACTCGGAGACGAACGAGATGGTGGCGGTGAAGAAGATCGCGAATGCCTTCGACAACTATATGGATGCTAAGAGGACTCTCAGAGAGATCAAGCTTCTTCGTCACTTGGATCACGAAAAT GTTATTGCTATAACTGATGTGATTCCTCCTCCAATAAGGAGGGAATTCAGCGATGTTTATATAGCAATGGAGGTCATGGATACCGATCTTCACCAAATAATCCGATCGAATCAGGGGTTATCGGAGGAGCACTGTCAG TACTTCTTGTATCAGCTTCTGAGAGGCCTGAAATACATACATTCTGCTGGTGTCATACATAGAGATTTGAAGCCTAGCAATCTGTTGCTCAATGCCAACTGTGACCTCAAGATATGCGACTTTGGGCTGGCGCGGACTAGCACTGAGAACGACTTTATGACAGAGTATGTTGTGACGCGATGGTACAGGGCGCCCGAGCTGTTGCTCAATTCCTCTGAGTACACTGCTGCAATTGATGTTTGGTCAGTTGGTTGCATCTTCATGGAGCTTGTCAACAAAAAGCCGCTGTTTGCTGGGAAAGATCATGTGCATCAAATGCACTTGTTGATTAAG CTTCTAGGCACACCTACTGATTCTGACCTCAATTTCACAAGAAACGAGGATGCAAGAAGGTACATCCGACAGCTTCCATGCCACTCCCGTCAGGACTTAGCTAAGGTTTTCCCACATGTCAATCCTCTGGCTATTGATCTTGTTAACAAGATGCTGACAATAAATCCAACAAACAGAATCACAG TGGAAGAAGCCTTGGAACATCCATACCTTGCAAAACTACATGATATAGCCGATGAACCGGTTTGCTCCACACCATTTGCCTTCGATTTGGAGCACCAAATGCTGACAGAGGAGCAGATGAAGGACATGATCTACAAGGAGGCTTTGGAACTGAATCCTACCTATGCCTGA
- the LOC121810352 gene encoding uncharacterized protein LOC121810352 has product MEPNAGSFWFQPRRRPLLNPVALILTIPIIALLILFFVIHPFISHTNQILRPNSVKKSWDSLNILLVLFAVLCGIFARRNDDDRPIAAAANVCDHRPSQSVPAWIDFPDRREYNSNFGGGRLRRSSSSYPDMRQESVWEIEGANRNRFMDDFEFNFYTSPPPPRVENYELRQKRHEAEAEAEAEIHVDKFEVAAPPEHMTPPPPQPNSIFINIFKSRRYTHPSAAPAPSFSRRQLGFCTPPRTT; this is encoded by the coding sequence ATGGAACCCAACGCCGGCTCCTTCTGGTTTCAGCCCCGCCGCCGCCCCCTCCTTAATCCGGTGGCTCTCATCTTAACCATTCCAATTATAGCCCTACTCATTCTCTTTTTTGTGATACATCCATTCATCTCACACACCAATCAAATCCTGAGGCCTAATTCGGTTAAAAAGAGCTGGGATTCGCTCAACATCTTGCTTGTTCTGTTCGCCGTTCTCTGCGGAATCTTTGCCCGACGCAACGATGACGATCGCCCAATTGCAGCCGCGGCTAATGTTTGCGATCATAGGCCTAGCCAGTCTGTTCCGGCGTGGATCGATTTTCCAGATCGGAGAGAGTACAACAGCAACTTCGGCGGCGGTAGGTTGCGGCGGAGCAGCAGCTCTTATCCTGATATGCGGCAGGAGTCGGTTTGGGAGATTGAAGGTGCTAACAGGAACAGGTTCATGGatgattttgaatttaatttctaCACGTCTCCTCCGCCTCCTCGTGTAGAAAACTATGAGCTCCGGCAAAAGAGACAcgaggctgaggctgaggcGGAGGCGGAAATTCACGTGGATAAATTTGAGGTTGCAGCACCTCCTGAACACATGACTCCTCCACCGCCTCAGCCGAACTCGATTTTCATCAATATATTCAAAAGCAGGCGGTACACACACCCATCCGCCGCTCCAGCACCGAGTTTTTCCCGGCGGCAGTTAGGTTTTTGTACGCCGCCGAGAACGACTTGA